Proteins from a single region of Paramormyrops kingsleyae isolate MSU_618 chromosome 9, PKINGS_0.4, whole genome shotgun sequence:
- the casp2 gene encoding caspase-2 isoform X1, with the protein MLGECGMQEQEKRALRKCSVSLCNQLVVDEELLQMLQADDILTDGMAEGILAEQTSRKKSWRLLALLPKRGPRAFSSFCLALRGTEQQHLHDMLMDQIKRGREVPPYMFQDCVESCLPLPTQEDSARIKRARTHESSEMCLDADSPVITGILPCSKGFYDAHCKQAYKMVSSPRGLALIISNVTFDREIPELVSRVGGEVDVEVLSRVFADLDFSVVVFRNLTAQGMKECVEQFRGRPEHQVADSCAVCLLSHGMEGAVYGTDGQLLELDWVFQVFDNARCPQLQNKPKMFFIQACRGEEMDSGVEQADGRDRMCSPGCEERDAGREEERETAVSQDRDRERLRVKLPQRSDMICGFASLKGTAAMRNTKRGSWYIQELNTALRQRTQDTHLSDILVQVNACIKQREGYAPGTTYHRCKEMSEFTSSLCKDLFLFPKYYPEQ; encoded by the exons ATGCTGGGCGAATGCGGCATGCAGGAACAGGAAAAACGGGCGCTGCGGAAATGCTCCGTGTCGCTCTGCAACCAGCTGGTGGTGGACGAGGAGCTGCTTCAGATGCTCCAGGCCGATGACATCCTCACTGACGGAATGGCTGAGGGGATCCTG GCGGAGCAGACCTCCCGGAAGAAGAGCTGGCGTTTGCTGGCCCTGCTTCCAAAGAGAGGGCCCAGGGCCTTCAGCAGCTTCTGCTTGGCCCTGAGAGGCACTGAGCAGCAGCACCTTCATGACATGTTGATGGACCAGATAAAGAGGGGGAGGGAG GTACCGCCATACATGTTTCAGGACTGCGTGGAATCCTGCCTGCCGCTGCCCACCCAGGAGGACTCGGCTAGAATCAAGAGAGCCAGGACTCATG AATCCTCAGAGATGTGCCTAGATGCAGACAGTCCAGTCATCACGGGTATTCTTCCCTGTTCCAAGGGATTCTATGATGCTCACTGCAAACAG GCATACAAGATGGTCTCTAGCCCCCGGGGTTTGGCCCTCATCATCAGTAACGTGACTTTTGACCGTGAAATTCCCGAGCTGGTCAGTCGAGTCGGAGGAGAAGTGGATGTAGAGGTTCTGAGCAGAGTCTTTGCAGATTTGGACTTCTCAGTTGTGGTGTTCAGGAACTTGACAGCTCAG GGCATGAAGGAGTGTGTTGAGCAGTTCCGTGGGAGGCCGGAGCACCAGGTTGCAGACAGCTGTGCCGTTTGCCTGCTGTCTCATGGTATGGAGGGGGCAGTGTATGGCACAGATGGTCAGCTCCTGGAG TTGGACTGGGTATTTCAGGTTTTTGACAATGCACGCTGTCCCCAGCTTCAGAACAAGCCCAAAATGTTCTTTATTCAAGCCTGCAGAGGAG AGGAGATGGACAGCGGGGTTGAGCAGGCGGATGGCAGGGACCGAATGTGCTCTCCAGGTTGTGAGGAGAGGGATGCCGGGAGAGAGGAGGAAAGGGAGACTGCTGTCAGccaggacagggacagagagcgGCTGCGCGTGAAACTGCCTCAGCGCTCGGACATGATCTGCGGCTTTGCCTCTCTGAAAG GCACAGCAGCGATGAGGAACACGAAGAGGGGCTCATGGTACATCCAGGAGCTGAACACGGCCTTGAGACAGAGAACGCAGGACACGCACCTGTCAGACATACTGGTTCAG
- the rap1gapl gene encoding rap1 GTPase-activating protein 1 isoform X2, whose protein sequence is MDKDREGEKVFSRKRSFTFGAYGGVDKFIGTEEARSESIQHSILDILDPPPNETKPLLPAASGQRDTELFEIIEKLQGSRLDEQRCEFPPPLKLLKISGVLPLIIPPKCGGYWIDPPLEKFAAISPSLCKPGQATDSYDIMERDLEAKIYRECFRSKYHHSFTAVDTALGSLILSVCLEEEEKRIRVILRMKECTLYGDFAVSLFHHFPNAVELAKMLCNNVTVTRFELVSYLKAPELITAFDEHRVSQNFKFGVLYQKEGQLTEKDILSNNDESEEFQDFLSILGETVKLQGFTGFRGGLDVCHGQTGSKAVYTSFSGREIMFHVATKLPFTEGDTQQLQRKRHIGNDIVALVYQEGQVPFVSDIISSHFLHCFIVVRRVHREDEAKEGGRGLFQRAIRVRSHSFDNLGVPKKTVGGGAQKPRATHMNSFSTEKEGESESANKQSGSHVQVNESPGSKDAKDQSSPQEDV, encoded by the exons ATGGACAAGGACAGAGAGGGCGAGAAGGTGTTTTCCAGAAAAAGAAGCTTCACTTTTGGAGCTTATGGCGG AGTGGACAAGTTCATTGGTACAGAAGAGGCACG ATCGGAGTCCATACAGCACAGCATATTAGACATTCTTGATCCCCCCCCCAATGAGACGAAACCTCTCCTTCCCGCTGCTTCTGGCCAGAGG GACACCGAGCTTTTTGAGATAATTGAAAAACTTCAG GGAAGTCGGCTTGATGAGCAGCGCTGTGAATTCCCTCCTCCCTTGAAG CTTTTAAAAATTAGTGGGGTCCTCCCTTTGATCATTCCCCCTAAATGTGGAGGCTACTGGATAGATCCACCTTTGGAGAAGTTCGCTGCCATTAGTCCCAGCTTATGTAAGCCTGGACAAGCTACAGACAGTTACGATATCATGGAGAGAGACCTGGAAGCGAAGATCTACAGAGAGTGTTTCAGATCCAAA TATCATCACTCATTCACAGCAGTAGATACAGCTCTAGGATCCCTCATTCTCTCTGTCTGCTTGGAGGAGGAAGAAAAGAGAATTAGAGTCATACTGAG AATGAAAGAATGCACGCTATATGGAGATTttgctgtctctctcttccaTCATTTCCCTAATGCTGTAGAGCTGGCTAAG ATGCTTTGCAATAACGTAACTGTGACCCGCTTTGAACTGGTCAGCTACCTCAAG GCCCCAGAACTTATCACGGCATTTGACGAGCACAGAGTGTCACAGAACTTCAAGTTTGGTGTTTTATACCAGAAAGAGGGACAG CTGACAGAGAAAGATATACTGAGCAACAATGATGAGAGTGAAGAGTTTCAGGACTTTCTTTCCATTCTGGGGGAGACAGTTAAGCTACAAGGTTTTACCGG GTTTAGAGGAGGTTTGGATGTGTGTCACGGTCAAACAGGAAGTAAGGCCGTCTACACCTCCTTTTCTGGAAGGGAAATAATGTTCCACGTAGCTACAAAACTGCCTTTCACAGAAGGTGACACGCAGCAG CTGCAGAGGAAAAGGCACATCGGCAATGATATTGTTGCCTTGGTTTACCAAGAAGGTCAAGTCCCATTCGTTTCTGACATCATCAGCTCCCACTTCCTTCACTGCTTCATTGTTGTTAGGCGAGTTCACAGAGAAGATGAAGCTAAGGAGGGAGGAAGGGGGCTGTTTCAG AGAGCCATAAGGGTACGTAGCCACTCCTTTGACAATCTGGGGGTCCCAAAGAAGACAGTAGGAGGAGGTGCACAGAAGCCCAGGGCAACTCACATG AATTCATTTTCAACAGAAAAAGAGGGAGAAAG TGAGTCTGCAAACAAGCAGTCGGGAAGCCACGTTCAGGTCAATGAGAGCCCCGGATCTAAGGATGCTAAAGATCAAAGCAGCCCGCAAGAAGATGTGTAG
- the rap1gapl gene encoding rap1 GTPase-activating protein 1 isoform X1, which produces MDKDREGEKVFSRKRSFTFGAYGGVDKFIGTEEARSESIQHSILDILDPPPNETKPLLPAASGQRDTELFEIIEKLQGSRLDEQRCEFPPPLKLLKISGVLPLIIPPKCGGYWIDPPLEKFAAISPSLCKPGQATDSYDIMERDLEAKIYRECFRSKYHHSFTAVDTALGSLILSVCLEEEEKRIRVILRMKECTLYGDFAVSLFHHFPNAVELAKMLCNNVTVTRFELVSYLKAPELITAFDEHRVSQNFKFGVLYQKEGQLTEKDILSNNDESEEFQDFLSILGETVKLQGFTGFRGGLDVCHGQTGSKAVYTSFSGREIMFHVATKLPFTEGDTQQLQRKRHIGNDIVALVYQEGQVPFVSDIISSHFLHCFIVVRRVHREDEAKEGGRGLFQVCVTAREDVPSFGPPLPDPPTFTESSQLREFLLTKLINAEISCYQAERFNRLELRTRSSLLEGLRSELSAQSQCMLGESPPQALSQPESGRAGSEGGGSFIENFKRAIRVRSHSFDNLGVPKKTVGGGAQKPRATHMNSFSTEKEGESESANKQSGSHVQVNESPGSKDAKDQSSPQEDV; this is translated from the exons ATGGACAAGGACAGAGAGGGCGAGAAGGTGTTTTCCAGAAAAAGAAGCTTCACTTTTGGAGCTTATGGCGG AGTGGACAAGTTCATTGGTACAGAAGAGGCACG ATCGGAGTCCATACAGCACAGCATATTAGACATTCTTGATCCCCCCCCCAATGAGACGAAACCTCTCCTTCCCGCTGCTTCTGGCCAGAGG GACACCGAGCTTTTTGAGATAATTGAAAAACTTCAG GGAAGTCGGCTTGATGAGCAGCGCTGTGAATTCCCTCCTCCCTTGAAG CTTTTAAAAATTAGTGGGGTCCTCCCTTTGATCATTCCCCCTAAATGTGGAGGCTACTGGATAGATCCACCTTTGGAGAAGTTCGCTGCCATTAGTCCCAGCTTATGTAAGCCTGGACAAGCTACAGACAGTTACGATATCATGGAGAGAGACCTGGAAGCGAAGATCTACAGAGAGTGTTTCAGATCCAAA TATCATCACTCATTCACAGCAGTAGATACAGCTCTAGGATCCCTCATTCTCTCTGTCTGCTTGGAGGAGGAAGAAAAGAGAATTAGAGTCATACTGAG AATGAAAGAATGCACGCTATATGGAGATTttgctgtctctctcttccaTCATTTCCCTAATGCTGTAGAGCTGGCTAAG ATGCTTTGCAATAACGTAACTGTGACCCGCTTTGAACTGGTCAGCTACCTCAAG GCCCCAGAACTTATCACGGCATTTGACGAGCACAGAGTGTCACAGAACTTCAAGTTTGGTGTTTTATACCAGAAAGAGGGACAG CTGACAGAGAAAGATATACTGAGCAACAATGATGAGAGTGAAGAGTTTCAGGACTTTCTTTCCATTCTGGGGGAGACAGTTAAGCTACAAGGTTTTACCGG GTTTAGAGGAGGTTTGGATGTGTGTCACGGTCAAACAGGAAGTAAGGCCGTCTACACCTCCTTTTCTGGAAGGGAAATAATGTTCCACGTAGCTACAAAACTGCCTTTCACAGAAGGTGACACGCAGCAG CTGCAGAGGAAAAGGCACATCGGCAATGATATTGTTGCCTTGGTTTACCAAGAAGGTCAAGTCCCATTCGTTTCTGACATCATCAGCTCCCACTTCCTTCACTGCTTCATTGTTGTTAGGCGAGTTCACAGAGAAGATGAAGCTAAGGAGGGAGGAAGGGGGCTGTTTCAG GTGTGCGTCACAGCCAGAGAGGACGTGCCCTCGTTTGGCCCGCCCCTCCCAGATCCCCCCACGTTCACGGAG TCTTCTCAACTGAGAGAATTTCTCCTTACCAAGCTTATCAATGCGGAGATATCCTGTTACCAGGCTGAACGATTCAATAGACTGGag CTGCGCACGCGTTCATCGCTTCTTGAGGGACTCAGATCAGAACTGAGCGCCCAATCGCAGTGCATGCTGGGGGAATCGCCCCCTCAGGCCCTCTCACAGCCCGAAAGTGGTCGCGCAGGATCAGAAGGAGGTGGCAGCTTCATTGAAAACTTCAAG AGAGCCATAAGGGTACGTAGCCACTCCTTTGACAATCTGGGGGTCCCAAAGAAGACAGTAGGAGGAGGTGCACAGAAGCCCAGGGCAACTCACATG AATTCATTTTCAACAGAAAAAGAGGGAGAAAG TGAGTCTGCAAACAAGCAGTCGGGAAGCCACGTTCAGGTCAATGAGAGCCCCGGATCTAAGGATGCTAAAGATCAAAGCAGCCCGCAAGAAGATGTGTAG